One genomic region from Candidatus Xiphinematobacter sp. encodes:
- a CDS encoding peptidylprolyl isomerase, producing MSRITVKARPGGEKQNRLFVFRRMWEDTPSLRCSEDHGFGRYSVRRLGEALIELMFKLVVVFLCTLSVVSLASTCVCGAHEEFLDGVAAIVNGNVVTTSEVREAVRSRERTALGGCGMVGDQEKLQSLRNLVTRELVDRQLILQEFRKRELIIPPGVVEGQIRKIICENFGGNRSALVHTLWSQHGTLDQLRKAETDRIAILAMHQENIKDDFVTSPVQVWQYFRKNRSSYTTPERVKLRMIVLREGSSSGDSLVGRGNKKAVAEEIHAKLIGGEKFDHMARVYSEDTSTRDSGGDWGWIGRTTLNADLSDLAFSMRSGEISPVTSIGDAHYILFVEAHKRASVKRIGEVRDEIERFLVRQERARTQERWLKGLRKRAFIKILSQ from the coding sequence ATGAGCCGGATAACAGTTAAAGCTAGGCCAGGTGGTGAAAAACAAAACAGGCTGTTTGTGTTCAGACGTATGTGGGAGGATACTCCCTCCCTTAGGTGCTCGGAGGACCATGGTTTTGGGCGGTACTCCGTAAGGCGGCTTGGCGAGGCGTTGATTGAGTTGATGTTCAAGCTAGTGGTCGTTTTTTTGTGTACCCTCTCGGTGGTTTCCTTAGCCTCTACATGCGTCTGTGGCGCTCATGAAGAGTTTTTGGATGGGGTTGCCGCTATCGTTAACGGTAACGTGGTTACCACCTCGGAAGTCCGCGAAGCTGTGCGTAGTAGAGAGAGGACAGCGCTGGGTGGCTGTGGCATGGTTGGAGACCAGGAAAAGCTACAGAGCCTGAGAAACTTGGTGACCAGGGAGTTAGTCGACCGTCAGCTTATACTCCAGGAGTTTCGCAAGCGCGAGCTTATCATACCTCCCGGTGTGGTAGAGGGGCAAATAAGGAAAATTATCTGCGAGAATTTCGGCGGAAATCGGTCTGCGCTCGTCCACACCTTGTGGTCCCAGCATGGTACACTAGACCAGCTTAGAAAAGCCGAGACTGACAGGATAGCCATCCTGGCAATGCATCAGGAAAATATAAAGGACGATTTTGTTACCTCGCCCGTCCAGGTATGGCAGTATTTCAGGAAGAATAGAAGCTCATATACTACTCCAGAGCGGGTAAAGCTGCGGATGATTGTTTTGCGCGAAGGCAGCAGTAGTGGCGATTCCTTAGTGGGTAGAGGGAACAAGAAAGCTGTTGCTGAGGAGATTCACGCTAAGCTGATCGGTGGAGAGAAATTTGACCATATGGCGCGTGTATACTCTGAGGATACCTCCACTAGAGATTCCGGTGGGGATTGGGGGTGGATTGGGCGGACGACCTTGAATGCAGATCTTTCCGATTTGGCGTTTTCTATGCGGTCTGGAGAGATTAGCCCTGTTACCTCCATTGGGGATGCCCATTACATCCTGTTTGTAGAGGCCCACAAACGCGCATCGGTGAAGAGGATTGGGGAAGTCCGCGACGAAATTGAACGCTTTCTCGTTCGCCAAGAGCGTGCCAGAACTCAGGAGCGTTGGTTAAAGGGGCTGAGGAAAAGAGCCTTCATCAAGATTCTATCTCAGTAG
- a CDS encoding isoprenyl transferase yields MNNGKVPTHIAIIMDGNGRWAEQRGFPRLSGHQAGADSIRECIEVCRKIGVQYLTLYAFSSENWKRPSVEVKGLMDLLERFLRESIEEMIHQEVRLYAIGHLQDLPATCRHLLEKARERTASNRGITLVLALSYSSRMEIVDAARRIVQAVQDGQVDMDQIDDQLFGNYLYTQGIPDPDLLIRTSGEIRLSNFLLWQSSYTEIYVTSKLWPDFRAADLREALDEYGRRRRRYGKL; encoded by the coding sequence ATGAATAATGGAAAAGTTCCTACACATATTGCCATCATTATGGATGGTAATGGGCGTTGGGCAGAGCAGCGGGGATTTCCCCGATTGTCGGGCCATCAAGCAGGAGCAGACTCCATTCGGGAGTGCATAGAGGTCTGTAGGAAGATAGGAGTCCAGTACCTAACTTTATATGCGTTTTCATCGGAAAATTGGAAGCGGCCTTCTGTAGAAGTGAAAGGATTGATGGACTTACTAGAACGCTTCCTTCGGGAAAGCATCGAAGAAATGATCCATCAGGAAGTTCGCTTGTATGCCATTGGGCATTTGCAAGATTTACCGGCTACCTGTCGGCACCTCCTAGAAAAAGCAAGAGAACGTACCGCTTCTAATCGTGGCATTACGCTAGTCCTTGCTTTGAGCTACAGCAGTCGAATGGAAATTGTTGATGCAGCTAGGCGTATCGTGCAAGCCGTGCAGGATGGGCAAGTAGATATGGATCAAATTGATGATCAGCTATTTGGGAATTATCTGTATACTCAAGGTATACCTGATCCAGATCTTTTGATTCGAACTTCCGGGGAAATCCGGCTTTCTAATTTTCTTCTTTGGCAGTCTAGTTATACGGAGATTTATGTAACATCGAAGTTGTGGCCGGATTTTCGGGCTGCAGATTTACGAGAAGCTTTGGATGAGTATGGTCGCCGCCGCCGTCGCTATGGGAAACTCTGA
- a CDS encoding adenylosuccinate synthase produces the protein MANIVLVGAQWGDEGKGKIIDYLMEEADVVVRSQGGNNAGHTIIRGERKYILHLIPSGILRRNKVCVIGNGVVIDPVALVEEIQALRVQGVEVGNNLLISELAHLVLPYHRMLDERLETLRGCGKLGTTKQGIGPAYSDKVARIGLRMCDLVSPNTFMERLAERVRENNTTLLYLRAEPLDCGKILEAYQAAAEVLRPFVCNTVVFLHDAIARKKRLLFEGAQGAYLDLDHGTYPFVTSSNTTAGGACTGSGIPPQEINHVIGVVKAYATRVGSGPFPTENKELSHFFHKMGREFGTTTGRPRRCGWFDAVAAVYASMVNGIDRLAITNLDGLDAMATIQVCIGYQLEGHTLRTPPAMVSDMERCKPIYKAVPGWQCSTACARTYSDLPARARKYIKLISEFMGADPIFVSVGASREQTIRI, from the coding sequence ATGGCAAATATTGTCCTTGTTGGCGCTCAGTGGGGAGATGAAGGGAAGGGAAAAATTATTGACTACCTCATGGAGGAGGCAGATGTCGTGGTCCGTAGTCAAGGAGGCAATAATGCAGGTCACACCATTATCCGTGGGGAGAGAAAGTATATTCTACATCTAATCCCATCGGGGATTTTACGGCGCAATAAGGTGTGTGTTATTGGGAATGGCGTGGTTATCGACCCTGTTGCTTTGGTAGAAGAAATTCAAGCTCTCCGAGTCCAGGGTGTCGAGGTGGGAAACAATCTACTTATTAGTGAATTGGCTCATCTGGTCCTCCCCTATCATCGTATGCTGGATGAGCGACTGGAAACTCTCAGAGGATGTGGCAAGCTCGGCACCACAAAGCAAGGGATCGGCCCCGCTTACTCAGATAAAGTAGCTCGTATAGGGTTACGGATGTGTGACTTGGTTAGCCCGAATACCTTTATGGAGAGACTAGCCGAACGTGTTCGAGAAAACAACACAACGCTGCTTTACCTAAGGGCAGAGCCGCTGGACTGTGGAAAGATTTTGGAAGCTTATCAAGCGGCCGCCGAGGTTTTACGCCCTTTTGTCTGTAACACAGTAGTCTTTCTGCACGATGCGATAGCGAGAAAGAAGAGATTACTCTTCGAGGGAGCACAAGGTGCCTATCTGGATCTAGACCATGGTACTTACCCTTTCGTAACCAGTAGCAACACCACAGCGGGTGGCGCCTGTACGGGAAGCGGTATACCACCACAGGAAATCAACCACGTTATTGGGGTAGTCAAAGCATACGCTACTCGCGTGGGTAGCGGTCCATTTCCTACTGAAAACAAGGAATTGAGTCATTTTTTTCACAAAATGGGGCGCGAGTTTGGAACAACAACTGGCCGTCCCCGCCGATGCGGTTGGTTTGACGCCGTAGCCGCTGTCTACGCAAGCATGGTTAATGGCATTGATAGACTGGCGATCACTAACTTGGATGGGTTGGATGCTATGGCGACTATCCAAGTATGCATCGGCTATCAACTAGAAGGCCATACGCTCCGTACACCTCCAGCTATGGTCTCTGATATGGAAAGATGCAAACCGATCTATAAGGCGGTACCGGGCTGGCAGTGTTCCACTGCATGCGCCCGCACCTACAGCGATTTGCCGGCGAGAGCAAGGAAATATATAAAATTGATTTCAGAATTTATGGGTGCTGATCCAATATTTGTTAGTGTAGGAGCAAGTAGGGAGCAGACCATACGGATCTAA
- the secA gene encoding preprotein translocase subunit SecA yields MMSWLLKILGSRNRRELRRMQPVVLRCKEAERKLQLCSDEALREQTAIWKARFSAIQSTHHLADGLGSILPEAFAVVKNAAQRLCGRSFAVCDQSVTWNMVHFDVQLLGGIVLHQGRIAEMSTGEGKTLVATLPVFLNALAGRGVHVVTVNDYLARRDAEWMGQLYRFLGLTVGCIQHDQPLELRRQQYAKDITYGTNSEFGFDYLRDNGMATSREQQVQRGHYYAIVDEVDSILIDEARTPLVISGPAAISTHQYDRLNPLVEKLVRQQTTLCNHLVSEAKAAMETKHFEEAGRILFKVKLGQPRNKGLLRMMEGPELRRVVEKAELSFYQDTDGKKRLIELKEELFFTIDEQQHDADLTERGRNFLNPDNSDAFVLPDLLTEFADIDGDHQLDESEKADKKAQHQLHCNVQAERIHNISQLLKAYCLYEKDVEYVVEENKIIIVDTFTGRKMPGRRWSDGLHQAVEAKEGVQIDRETQTLAAITIQNYFRLYEKLSGMTGTGETEANEFHDIYQLDVVVIPPNRPVQRRDLNDRIYKTRREKYNAVVEEIKNAHRRKQPVLVGTASVEASELVSRMLKRERIPHTVLNAKYHRQEAEIIGRAGTAGAVTISTNMAGRGTDIKLGHRVGDLGGLYVIGTERHESRRIDRQLRGRCARQGDPGMSRFYVSFEDDLMRNFGASERMTKMMETFGMREGEELEHPLLNKSVETAQKRVEQRNYLIRRRTLEFDDVMNQQREIVYGYRNEIMDAEDLRAMTFEMINEIVPKKVREFLAMAGDVDSLGLLNWINTTFSLSLFPGEVNFSSRSLEENSMYLAKHVCSAYECRTVTEDPLEMREWERRVILGTVDYLWQEHLYALDGLREAVYLRAFGQKDPLIEYKNDAYAMFVEMMDSTKMEILVNLFRGGLAHPSTRSPLFRGDLVEKAAFVSSPILSVSTPSTSLDREQSSPCGEGSVYKVGRNRSCPCGSGKKFKNCCGRQNSVSI; encoded by the coding sequence ATGATGAGCTGGCTTTTAAAAATTCTGGGTTCTAGAAACCGGCGAGAGCTCCGTCGGATGCAACCTGTCGTCCTACGCTGTAAGGAAGCTGAACGGAAGCTGCAGCTTTGCTCAGATGAGGCACTGCGGGAGCAAACAGCTATCTGGAAAGCACGTTTTTCGGCGATCCAATCTACTCATCATCTGGCGGATGGCCTAGGGTCCATTCTTCCGGAAGCCTTTGCAGTGGTAAAAAATGCAGCCCAGCGCCTTTGCGGGCGTTCATTTGCTGTCTGCGATCAGTCAGTGACTTGGAATATGGTGCATTTTGATGTGCAGCTCCTGGGAGGAATTGTTCTTCATCAGGGACGCATTGCGGAAATGTCTACTGGGGAAGGGAAGACGCTAGTAGCCACGTTACCAGTCTTTCTTAACGCACTGGCAGGCCGTGGTGTTCACGTTGTTACTGTTAACGATTATTTAGCTAGGCGGGACGCCGAATGGATGGGCCAGCTTTACCGATTCCTTGGACTAACCGTTGGCTGCATCCAACACGATCAACCTCTGGAACTTCGGAGGCAGCAATACGCCAAAGACATTACATATGGAACCAATAGCGAGTTTGGCTTCGACTATCTGCGGGACAATGGAATGGCTACTAGCAGAGAACAACAAGTACAACGAGGACACTATTATGCCATTGTAGACGAGGTGGATTCTATCTTAATTGACGAGGCGCGTACTCCCCTCGTTATTAGCGGTCCAGCTGCCATTTCAACCCATCAATATGATCGTCTTAACCCGCTAGTAGAAAAATTGGTGAGGCAACAGACCACGCTTTGTAATCACTTGGTTTCCGAGGCTAAGGCAGCCATGGAAACTAAGCACTTTGAGGAAGCCGGCAGGATCCTGTTTAAAGTAAAACTGGGGCAGCCTCGTAACAAGGGGCTTTTGAGAATGATGGAAGGTCCAGAGCTACGGCGTGTGGTTGAGAAGGCTGAACTCTCCTTCTACCAGGACACAGACGGTAAGAAGCGCTTGATTGAACTAAAGGAAGAACTCTTTTTTACCATTGATGAGCAGCAACACGACGCAGACTTAACGGAAAGAGGGCGTAATTTTCTTAACCCAGATAACAGTGATGCCTTTGTGTTACCCGATTTACTGACGGAATTTGCAGACATCGATGGCGACCATCAACTAGATGAGTCAGAAAAAGCCGACAAAAAGGCCCAGCACCAGCTTCATTGCAACGTTCAGGCCGAGCGGATCCACAATATTTCCCAGTTACTTAAGGCATACTGTCTCTATGAGAAAGATGTTGAGTACGTAGTCGAAGAAAATAAAATCATTATCGTTGATACATTCACTGGACGTAAAATGCCTGGTCGTCGATGGAGCGATGGATTGCATCAGGCAGTGGAAGCAAAGGAAGGAGTGCAGATTGACCGAGAGACGCAAACCTTAGCTGCCATTACCATCCAAAATTACTTCCGCTTGTACGAAAAGTTGTCTGGCATGACAGGTACAGGAGAAACAGAGGCCAATGAATTCCATGATATCTATCAGCTGGACGTGGTAGTTATCCCTCCCAACCGTCCTGTACAGCGGAGGGATTTAAATGACCGCATCTATAAAACACGTCGAGAGAAGTACAATGCTGTGGTTGAGGAGATTAAAAACGCCCACAGGCGGAAGCAGCCAGTTCTTGTTGGTACGGCGAGCGTGGAAGCTTCTGAACTAGTAAGTCGCATGTTAAAGCGGGAGAGGATCCCACATACTGTGTTAAACGCAAAATATCATAGGCAAGAGGCAGAAATTATTGGTCGTGCGGGGACAGCGGGGGCAGTAACGATTTCTACAAATATGGCCGGTCGAGGAACAGATATCAAGCTTGGCCATAGGGTCGGTGATCTGGGTGGCCTATATGTTATCGGTACAGAGCGCCATGAGTCTCGTCGAATTGACCGCCAGCTGCGGGGCCGATGTGCTCGGCAGGGAGACCCTGGTATGTCCAGATTCTATGTGAGCTTTGAAGATGACCTTATGCGAAACTTTGGAGCTAGCGAACGCATGACAAAAATGATGGAAACTTTCGGTATGAGGGAGGGAGAGGAACTAGAACATCCCCTGCTGAACAAAAGTGTGGAAACTGCACAGAAACGTGTGGAGCAACGCAACTATCTAATTCGACGCCGCACGCTAGAATTTGATGATGTGATGAACCAACAGAGGGAGATAGTTTATGGTTATCGCAATGAAATCATGGATGCGGAGGATTTACGTGCGATGACTTTTGAGATGATCAATGAAATCGTGCCGAAGAAAGTAAGGGAATTTCTGGCAATGGCAGGAGATGTTGACAGTCTCGGCCTTCTTAACTGGATCAATACAACATTCTCACTCAGCTTATTTCCAGGAGAGGTGAACTTTTCTTCTCGGTCCCTCGAAGAAAACAGTATGTACCTAGCAAAGCACGTTTGCAGTGCTTATGAATGTCGAACGGTAACAGAAGATCCTCTAGAAATGAGAGAGTGGGAACGTCGGGTTATACTTGGTACAGTAGATTACCTCTGGCAAGAACATCTGTACGCTCTAGATGGACTCCGAGAGGCAGTCTACCTCCGCGCGTTCGGGCAGAAGGATCCATTGATTGAATATAAGAACGATGCGTACGCCATGTTTGTTGAAATGATGGACTCCACCAAGATGGAGATCTTAGTCAATCTCTTTCGAGGTGGCCTTGCTCATCCCTCCACCAGGTCCCCTTTGTTCCGCGGGGACCTGGTGGAGAAGGCTGCATTCGTTAGTTCTCCAATTCTTTCCGTATCCACCCCGTCCACCTCCCTAGATAGAGAACAATCTTCTCCTTGTGGAGAAGGAAGTGTATATAAAGTGGGAAGGAATCGCTCCTGTCCTTGTGGGAGTGGCAAAAAGTTCAAAAACTGCTGTGGACGTCAAAATTCTGTTTCAATATGA
- a CDS encoding YggS family pyridoxal phosphate-dependent enzyme, with translation MPSVAQRLTVVREKLAQAAWRSGREPEEITLVAVSKMHPASQIQEAINMGQQVFGESYLQEAVKKASVLPSHLRWHLIGHLQTNKIRGALGLFSLIHGVHSLALARNVDKIAGEKNVLPRLLLEVNISGETSKFGFTPGALEARMEELLSLQRVRIDGLMTVAPYTPDPESSRRLFSQLREYRDHLARKVGTPLGVLSMGMSGDYQVAIEEGATLVRVGGSIFGGRRAR, from the coding sequence ATGCCAAGTGTTGCCCAAAGATTGACAGTGGTCAGGGAGAAACTGGCACAGGCGGCTTGGCGATCTGGCAGAGAGCCGGAGGAAATCACTCTGGTAGCCGTTTCTAAGATGCACCCAGCAAGCCAGATTCAAGAGGCCATTAATATGGGACAGCAAGTATTCGGAGAGAGCTATCTCCAGGAGGCCGTGAAGAAAGCCTCCGTGCTTCCTAGTCATCTCAGATGGCATCTAATTGGACATTTGCAGACCAATAAAATACGGGGGGCATTAGGGTTGTTTAGTCTAATACACGGCGTGCATTCCCTAGCATTAGCCAGAAATGTCGACAAGATTGCCGGTGAAAAAAATGTTCTCCCACGTCTCCTTTTGGAGGTTAATATTTCCGGGGAGACATCAAAATTTGGATTCACTCCAGGAGCGTTAGAGGCTCGCATGGAGGAGCTGCTGTCTCTACAACGTGTCCGGATCGATGGACTAATGACCGTAGCACCATATACTCCAGACCCAGAAAGCTCTCGCCGTCTCTTTTCTCAACTTCGGGAATACCGGGACCACCTAGCTAGGAAGGTTGGCACACCACTGGGTGTACTTTCCATGGGGATGAGCGGTGATTATCAAGTAGCAATAGAGGAGGGAGCAACCTTAGTCAGAGTGGGGGGTTCTATCTTTGGAGGGAGGCGTGCTCGTTAA
- the fumC gene encoding class II fumarate hydratase codes for MSNTITYRIETDSMGEIHVPSDRYYGAQTARSLIYFNIGKEFQPEELIRALGILKKACALANQELGKLSEKKALLIIQAANEIISGKLNSHFPLRVWQTGSGTQSNMNVNEVISNRAIEMDGGVLGSKKPIHPNDDVNLSQSSNDVFPTAMNIAAASQIYNALLPMVRRLRDVLAEKQRKFSDIIKIGRTHLQDATPLTLGQEFSGYVALLEADLERLQAVLHGLYALAIGGTAVGTGLNSHPLFGEISAHHVAVLTGLPFFSAPNKFAALSAHNELVFASGALKTLACTLMKIANDIRWLASGPRCGLGELSIPENEPGSSIMPGKVNPTQSEALTMVAVEVLGNDTAIGIAGSQGHFELNTFKPIIIHNFLNSVRLLTDAGSSFSSHCAFGIKANRGRINAYVQTSLMLVTALNPLIGYDKAAQIAKKAHEENLSLREAALTLGYLSGEQFDDMVRPENMIRASV; via the coding sequence ATGTCCAACACCATCACCTATCGCATCGAAACCGACAGCATGGGAGAAATCCACGTCCCAAGTGACCGCTATTATGGGGCGCAGACTGCCCGTTCACTCATCTACTTTAATATCGGTAAGGAGTTTCAACCAGAAGAACTAATCAGGGCCTTGGGTATTCTCAAGAAAGCTTGCGCTCTTGCCAATCAAGAGCTTGGAAAACTTTCTGAGAAAAAGGCTCTTCTTATCATTCAGGCAGCCAACGAAATCATCTCCGGAAAGCTAAATAGTCATTTTCCGCTGCGTGTCTGGCAAACTGGGAGTGGAACGCAGAGCAATATGAATGTAAACGAAGTAATTTCCAACCGTGCTATTGAAATGGATGGGGGTGTACTCGGCTCTAAAAAACCAATTCATCCCAATGATGATGTAAATCTATCGCAGTCCTCTAATGATGTCTTCCCAACTGCGATGAATATTGCAGCTGCATCCCAGATATACAACGCCCTGCTCCCGATGGTGCGTAGGCTAAGAGATGTACTCGCTGAAAAGCAGAGAAAATTTTCAGATATTATCAAAATCGGGCGTACCCACCTGCAAGATGCCACTCCTTTAACCCTGGGCCAAGAGTTTTCTGGTTATGTTGCTCTACTTGAGGCAGATTTAGAGCGGCTACAAGCCGTACTTCATGGTCTGTATGCTTTGGCGATCGGAGGTACTGCCGTAGGAACGGGACTAAATTCCCATCCTCTCTTCGGGGAAATTTCCGCTCATCATGTTGCGGTGCTTACCGGGCTTCCGTTTTTTTCTGCTCCAAATAAGTTCGCTGCACTTTCTGCCCACAATGAGTTGGTGTTTGCCAGCGGTGCACTCAAAACTCTCGCTTGTACTCTCATGAAGATCGCCAACGACATCCGTTGGCTTGCATCTGGTCCCCGTTGTGGCCTCGGAGAATTAAGCATTCCAGAAAATGAGCCTGGATCCTCTATCATGCCAGGAAAAGTAAATCCCACTCAGTCCGAGGCTTTGACTATGGTGGCAGTGGAAGTGCTAGGAAATGATACCGCTATCGGGATTGCTGGTAGCCAGGGTCACTTTGAACTTAACACCTTTAAACCGATTATAATTCACAACTTTCTTAACTCCGTCAGACTACTCACGGATGCTGGTAGTTCTTTCAGCAGTCACTGCGCCTTTGGCATTAAGGCTAACAGGGGACGCATTAATGCTTATGTCCAAACCTCTCTCATGCTAGTTACTGCCCTAAATCCCCTCATTGGATATGACAAAGCCGCCCAGATTGCTAAGAAGGCTCACGAGGAAAATCTTAGCCTTCGCGAGGCTGCCTTGACACTTGGCTATTTAAGTGGAGAACAGTTTGATGATATGGTTCGGCCCGAGAATATGATCCGTGCCAGTGTTTAG
- a CDS encoding phage holin family protein, whose product MKTFVIRWIVTTVAIYVASTIVPGIHIGSLATLVGTSLLLGVVNSFMRPILLLLSTPFVLLTMGTFVFVINALLLSLVAWLLPYFQIEGFWSAFLASFFISLISWMLNLFFRTGDRRIRIAAHRAAIKRADAHR is encoded by the coding sequence ATGAAGACATTTGTTATCCGGTGGATCGTCACGACGGTCGCCATCTATGTTGCTTCAACCATCGTCCCGGGAATACACATAGGTTCGCTCGCTACCCTCGTAGGGACTAGCCTACTTCTTGGGGTTGTAAATAGCTTCATGCGCCCAATTTTATTGCTGCTGAGTACACCGTTCGTCCTGCTTACGATGGGCACTTTTGTCTTCGTTATTAACGCATTGCTTCTAAGCCTCGTTGCTTGGCTACTTCCCTATTTCCAAATAGAAGGATTTTGGAGTGCATTTCTCGCCTCCTTTTTCATCAGCTTGATAAGTTGGATGCTTAATTTATTTTTTCGAACTGGTGATAGGCGCATCCGCATTGCAGCACACCGTGCCGCCATCAAGCGTGCTGATGCCCATAGATGA
- a CDS encoding phosphoribosylanthranilate isomerase: MTLFSNNGRPRVKICGLQTTEEIEGAVRAGADALGFNFCPSSKRFLSPESTLPLLSTLLLLPRRVTRVAVVVNPTPTELQFLLTSRAFDTVQFHGDESPEFCRGSGFPVWIKAIRTSSYEFIERQVRSFQTPYLLLDSDSPSGAYGGTGTLINLSIAKRVIRAFPHKRFLLAGGLRPENVRQAISVVHPFAVDVASGVEDKLGRKAVEKIQALIKATKEV, translated from the coding sequence ATGACCCTATTCTCCAATAATGGCCGGCCTCGAGTTAAGATTTGCGGCCTGCAAACTACCGAAGAGATCGAGGGCGCCGTTCGGGCAGGGGCAGACGCTTTGGGGTTCAATTTTTGTCCATCTTCTAAGCGTTTCCTCTCCCCAGAGTCCACCCTACCCCTTCTATCCACATTACTATTGTTACCGCGCAGGGTGACACGCGTTGCCGTAGTCGTAAATCCTACTCCCACAGAACTTCAGTTCCTCCTCACATCTCGTGCTTTCGATACCGTTCAATTTCATGGGGATGAGTCTCCAGAGTTTTGCCGGGGTTCCGGTTTCCCTGTTTGGATCAAGGCTATACGGACCAGCAGCTATGAGTTTATTGAGAGGCAGGTACGCTCTTTCCAAACCCCTTACCTTTTACTGGATTCCGACTCTCCTAGTGGGGCCTATGGTGGTACGGGAACGCTCATTAATCTTTCTATAGCCAAGCGTGTGATTCGTGCCTTCCCACATAAACGTTTCCTTTTAGCGGGGGGGCTTCGCCCAGAAAACGTTAGGCAGGCCATTTCCGTGGTACATCCTTTTGCGGTGGATGTCGCTAGTGGCGTTGAGGATAAGCTTGGGCGTAAGGCAGTGGAAAAAATCCAGGCTTTGATTAAGGCTACAAAGGAGGTGTAA
- the leuB gene encoding 3-isopropylmalate dehydrogenase, whose translation MAQIAVLVGDGIGPEVMGEALRVLCKVQSCFGLQLKLTKQLVGGAAIDATGVALPLKTLRACETSDAILFGSVGGPKWSHLPPEQQPERAALLFLRRHFSLFANLRPAICFPALAHASPLHPRIVTSGFNILCVRELTGGLYFGEPKGISGKKGERVAIDTMVYRESEIRRVAKVAFDVARSRAKRLTSIDKANVLQNGLLWRLTVDDVATHYPDVSLNHLYVDNAAMQLIRNPSNFDVLLAENLFGDILSDEVGMLAGSIGMLPSASLSVRATPHGRFGLYEPSGGSAPDIAGRDVANPIAQILSVAMLLRYSFSGSQSATAAAAAIENAVYSVISEEGLRTADIWTEGTKKVGTAEIGKAIANAISFQ comes from the coding sequence ATGGCTCAAATAGCAGTTCTTGTAGGTGATGGCATCGGTCCAGAGGTTATGGGGGAAGCACTCCGCGTACTCTGCAAGGTGCAGTCTTGCTTTGGACTTCAATTAAAATTGACTAAGCAACTGGTCGGAGGTGCCGCCATTGATGCAACCGGGGTGGCTCTTCCCCTGAAAACTTTGCGAGCTTGCGAAACTTCGGACGCTATCCTTTTCGGCTCAGTAGGGGGGCCAAAGTGGTCTCACCTCCCTCCGGAACAGCAACCAGAGAGAGCCGCTTTGCTTTTCTTGCGTAGACACTTCTCCTTATTCGCCAATTTACGCCCTGCTATCTGTTTTCCCGCTCTTGCTCACGCCTCTCCTCTTCATCCTCGTATCGTCACAAGTGGGTTTAATATCCTTTGCGTCCGAGAGCTAACTGGTGGACTTTATTTTGGAGAACCAAAGGGCATTAGTGGGAAAAAAGGGGAAAGGGTTGCCATTGATACTATGGTCTACCGGGAGAGCGAGATTCGCCGAGTGGCCAAAGTTGCTTTTGACGTAGCTCGGTCGAGAGCTAAACGCCTTACCTCAATTGATAAAGCAAATGTCCTTCAAAATGGACTGCTCTGGCGCCTTACGGTAGATGACGTCGCCACTCATTATCCGGATGTTTCGCTTAATCACCTCTATGTAGACAATGCTGCTATGCAGCTAATTAGAAATCCTTCTAACTTTGACGTGCTGCTTGCCGAAAACCTGTTTGGAGATATCCTGAGCGATGAAGTTGGTATGCTTGCTGGCTCTATTGGCATGCTGCCCAGTGCTAGCCTGAGTGTCAGAGCCACCCCTCATGGAAGATTTGGGCTTTACGAGCCCAGTGGAGGGTCGGCTCCTGATATTGCCGGAAGAGATGTGGCTAACCCCATCGCTCAAATCCTCTCCGTGGCCATGCTGCTACGGTACTCTTTTAGCGGTTCTCAATCAGCGACTGCAGCAGCGGCCGCTATCGAAAATGCGGTCTATTCTGTTATTTCCGAGGAGGGACTGCGCACTGCAGATATTTGGACGGAAGGAACGAAAAAAGTGGGAACCGCGGAGATCGGTAAAGCAATCGCTAATGCCATTAGCTTCCAATAG